The following are encoded in a window of Psychrobacter sp. P11F6 genomic DNA:
- the ruvB gene encoding Holliday junction branch migration DNA helicase RuvB → MQDRLINPFEGAGDAPDSNIRPALLAEYIGQPVVREQMEVFIGAARGRGEALDHTLIFGPPGLGKTTLANIIAREMGGNLRSTSGPVLERPGDLAAMLTNLEEGDVLFIDEIHRLSSVIEEILYPAMEDFQLDIMIGEGPAARSIKLDLPPFTLVAATTRAGLLTSPLRDRFGIVQRLEFYNIADLTTIVSRAARLMRVPMSEDGAVEIARRARGTPRIANRLLRRVRDYAEVRGDGSINGAIAGSALDMLAVDRRGLDHLDRRYIEILHERFDGGPAGVEAVAAAMAEDRGTLEDVIEPYLIQQGYVLRTARGRVLTQMAIDQML, encoded by the coding sequence ATGCAAGATCGTTTGATTAATCCATTTGAAGGGGCAGGCGATGCGCCTGATTCTAATATTCGACCGGCATTACTGGCTGAATATATTGGTCAGCCAGTGGTGCGTGAGCAGATGGAGGTATTTATTGGCGCAGCGCGTGGTCGAGGTGAGGCATTAGATCATACTTTGATTTTTGGTCCGCCTGGTCTTGGAAAAACAACGCTTGCCAATATTATTGCTCGTGAAATGGGTGGTAACTTGCGTTCTACCTCAGGACCTGTGCTTGAACGCCCCGGTGATTTGGCAGCCATGTTGACCAATCTAGAAGAGGGTGATGTGCTCTTTATCGATGAAATTCATCGATTGAGTTCCGTTATTGAAGAAATACTTTATCCCGCCATGGAAGACTTTCAGCTGGATATTATGATTGGTGAAGGGCCTGCGGCACGCTCTATCAAGCTGGATTTACCGCCGTTTACCTTGGTTGCGGCAACCACGCGAGCAGGATTATTGACCTCACCACTGCGTGATCGTTTCGGCATCGTGCAGCGGCTCGAATTTTATAATATTGCTGACCTGACCACGATTGTGAGTCGTGCCGCCCGCTTGATGCGTGTACCGATGAGTGAAGATGGCGCGGTGGAGATTGCTCGTCGCGCGCGTGGTACTCCAAGGATTGCCAATCGTTTATTACGCCGTGTACGTGATTATGCTGAAGTGAGAGGCGACGGTAGCATCAATGGCGCGATTGCGGGCAGTGCGCTCGATATGCTGGCAGTTGATAGACGTGGTCTTGATCATTTGGACAGACGTTATATTGAGATATTGCACGAACGTTTTGATGGTGGTCCAGCTGGCGTTGAAGCGGTAGCAGCAGCAATGGCTGAAGATCGCGGTACGCTTGAGGATGTAATTGAGCCATATCTTATTCAGCAGGGCTACGTATTACGTACTGCACGTGGACGTGTACTGACCCAGATGGCGATTGACCAGATGTTATGA
- the ruvA gene encoding Holliday junction branch migration protein RuvA — protein MIGLISGKVQYLMAPTACVMTTSGVGYDIELPLPSFCQLRLNEQASIWTHFHVREDAQLLYGFIDRKERDVFRQLIKINGVGAKMALAMLSAMSAAELKMHVEQESETALTRIPGIGKKTAQRLLIELKDKLKNIEVDSSHLEFAMQPAEVSHEGSIIAEVEGALISLGYKEREAQQAIKAAKSNGNTFADTQGLLKATLQQLSGF, from the coding sequence ATGATTGGATTGATTAGTGGTAAAGTGCAGTATTTGATGGCACCGACTGCCTGTGTCATGACTACCTCTGGTGTCGGCTACGATATAGAGCTGCCGCTACCGTCATTTTGCCAGTTGCGTCTCAATGAGCAGGCGAGCATTTGGACGCACTTTCATGTGCGCGAAGATGCGCAGCTGCTTTATGGCTTTATCGATCGCAAAGAGCGTGACGTCTTTCGTCAATTGATCAAGATCAATGGCGTTGGCGCAAAAATGGCGTTAGCAATGCTATCTGCGATGTCAGCTGCTGAGCTAAAGATGCATGTCGAGCAAGAGTCAGAGACGGCATTAACCCGTATTCCCGGTATCGGTAAAAAAACAGCGCAGCGCTTATTGATTGAGCTAAAAGATAAGCTGAAAAATATCGAAGTCGATAGCAGTCATTTAGAGTTTGCCATGCAACCTGCTGAGGTATCTCACGAGGGCAGCATCATCGCTGAGGTAGAAGGCGCGTTGATTAGCTTGGGCTATAAAGAAAGAGAGGCACAGCAAGCGATTAAAGCCGCTAAGAGTAATGGTAATACCTTTGCCGATACGCAAGGTTTACTAAAAGCCACATTGCAACAGTTGTCAGGATTTTGA
- a CDS encoding IS5 family transposase (programmed frameshift), producing the protein MARTVLTDNTWEQLQSTMKAHGCHTWKNDKQVMEAILWKLRTGAPWRDIPSELCPWKTAYNRFNRLSKKGLWEQFFFDLRASIDEEWVFADGSYIRCHQHSSGARRGELRATGKSRGGTTTKIHLAVDSHGNPIDFRITGGDVHDSQAVDDIIEMLTDATYFIADKAYDSETIRTRLKQDNISPVIPKRKNAKQPDVAFDHYLYKLRHLVENTFARLKHFRSIATRYEKLARNYKSMLYLACIMIHCKLN; encoded by the exons ATGGCAAGAACAGTGCTCACCGATAATACATGGGAACAACTCCAAAGTACCATGAAGGCTCATGGCTGTCATACTTGGAAAAACGACAAACAAGTCATGGAAGCCATATTGTGGAAACTTCGTACAGGCGCGCCATGGCGTGATATACCGAGTGAGCTATGTCCATGGAAAACGGCCTACAACCGTTTTAATAGGTTGTCAAAAAAGGGGTTGTGGGAACAATTTTTTT TTGACCTACGAGCAAGTATTGATGAAGAATGGGTATTCGCAGACGGAAGCTATATCCGCTGTCATCAGCATTCAAGCGGCGCAAGACGAGGAGAGCTTCGAGCCACTGGAAAGTCACGAGGTGGAACCACTACCAAGATTCATCTCGCCGTCGATTCGCATGGAAACCCGATTGATTTTAGAATCACTGGGGGTGACGTCCACGACAGCCAAGCGGTAGATGATATTATAGAGATGCTAACGGATGCGACCTACTTTATTGCTGATAAAGCTTATGATTCTGAAACCATTAGAACTAGGCTAAAGCAAGATAACATAAGCCCTGTCATCCCTAAAAGAAAAAACGCTAAACAACCAGATGTAGCGTTTGATCACTATTTATATAAGCTACGACACTTAGTTGAAAACACGTTTGCAAGGCTAAAGCACTTCCGTAGTATTGCGACTAGATACGAAAAATTGGCTCGTAATTATAAGTCTATGCTGTATCTAGCTTGTATTATGATTCATTGCAAACTGAATTAG
- a CDS encoding FAD-binding oxidoreductase → MSTAKISSAKKDHSEAIAALQTRFGKQLTTNITVREQHGHTMTWLANQPPDAVLTVKDKHEVAAAMEICNQYQMPVIAFGIGSSLEGQLNAPYGGLCIDMHAMDAILQVHNEDLTVTVQPGVTREQLNHYLRDTGLFFPIDPGANASIGGMVATRASGTNAVRYGTMKDVVLALEIVTASGEIVRTGTRAKKSAAGYDLTRLMIGSEGTLGIITEVTLKLFGISECIGSGICHFPTIEDACQAVMLTIQMRLPIARIELLDAMQIKACNQYANLDLDETPTLFVEFHGTDASVAEQAQLFTDIIEEFGGRDFAWDTNEAERKRLWQARHNAYHASSALRPEASALSTDACVPISRLAECVSATAKDIEASGMIGPIVGHVGDGNFHVLLLVDTENPEEIATADGIISRLATRAIEMDGTCTGEHGIGQGKQKYMQQEHGNALVLMQAIKSALDPKNILNPGKIWPEPLPAV, encoded by the coding sequence ATGTCTACCGCTAAAATATCAAGTGCTAAAAAAGACCACAGCGAGGCTATTGCTGCCTTACAAACCCGTTTCGGTAAACAACTTACTACCAATATAACGGTACGTGAGCAGCATGGGCATACGATGACGTGGCTTGCCAATCAGCCACCCGATGCCGTCTTGACAGTAAAAGATAAGCACGAGGTAGCAGCTGCGATGGAGATTTGCAATCAGTATCAAATGCCAGTGATTGCATTTGGTATTGGCTCATCTTTAGAAGGTCAATTAAATGCCCCATATGGTGGATTATGCATCGATATGCATGCGATGGATGCAATATTGCAGGTACATAATGAAGATCTGACAGTGACCGTACAACCAGGCGTCACACGTGAGCAGCTCAATCACTACTTACGTGATACAGGACTATTTTTTCCAATAGATCCGGGTGCCAATGCCAGTATCGGCGGTATGGTCGCCACTCGCGCTTCAGGCACCAATGCGGTACGCTATGGCACGATGAAAGATGTGGTACTGGCGCTTGAGATAGTCACCGCTAGTGGAGAGATTGTCCGCACTGGTACCCGTGCCAAAAAATCTGCGGCGGGTTATGACTTGACAAGATTAATGATCGGCTCAGAAGGGACACTTGGTATTATTACTGAGGTGACGCTTAAACTATTCGGCATCAGCGAGTGTATTGGTAGCGGTATTTGCCATTTCCCAACGATTGAGGATGCCTGTCAGGCAGTGATGCTGACCATTCAAATGCGCTTGCCGATTGCGCGCATTGAGCTACTTGATGCCATGCAAATTAAAGCCTGTAATCAATATGCCAATCTTGATCTAGATGAGACGCCTACCCTATTTGTAGAGTTTCACGGCACAGATGCCAGCGTCGCTGAACAAGCTCAACTGTTTACGGATATTATCGAAGAATTCGGCGGTCGTGACTTTGCTTGGGATACCAATGAAGCCGAGCGCAAACGTCTGTGGCAAGCACGGCATAACGCTTATCATGCCAGCTCTGCTCTACGTCCTGAAGCCAGCGCCTTATCGACGGATGCTTGTGTGCCTATTTCACGATTAGCAGAATGCGTCAGTGCAACAGCAAAAGATATCGAAGCATCGGGTATGATTGGGCCTATCGTCGGTCACGTTGGCGATGGTAATTTTCATGTCTTATTATTGGTCGATACCGAAAATCCTGAAGAAATCGCTACCGCTGACGGCATTATCAGCCGCTTAGCTACCCGCGCTATTGAGATGGATGGTACTTGTACAGGTGAGCATGGCATCGGGCAAGGCAAACAAAAATATATGCAGCAAGAGCACGGTAATGCCTTAGTGCTGATGCAAGCGATTAAATCAGCCCTTGACCCTAAAAACATCTTAAATCCGGGTAAAATATGGCCTGAACCTTTACCCGCTGTTTAA